AATCAGGTACGACGACTGAACCTGCAGTCGCATTCCGTGTGTTTAAGAAACTATTGGAAGAAAGATATGGTAAAGAAGGCGCGAAATCACGTATTTATGCAACTACGGATAAAGCTAAAGGCGCATTAAAGTCACTTGCCACAACAGAAGGATATGAAACATTCGTTGTGCCGGATGATGTCGGTGGACGTTTCTCAGTATTAACAGCAGTTGGCTTATTACCGATTGCTGCAGCAGGTCACGATATTGATGCAATGATGGAAGGTGCTGCAAGTGCACGTAGGGAACTTGGTTCATCAGAGCTTACAGAGAACATCAGCTATCAATATGCAGCGCTGCGTAATATTTTATATAACAAAGGGTACACGATTGAAATGTTGATCAATTATGAACCGAGTCTTCAATACTTCAATGAATGGTGGAAGCAGCTGTTCGGTGAGTCTGAAGGTAAAGACTTTAAAGGCATCTATCCATCAAGTGCGAACTTCTCGACGGATCTTCATTCATTAGGTCAATATGTTCAGGAAGGGCGCCGTGACATCTTTGAAACAGTTGTGAAAGTAGCGACTCCAAGAAGCGATGTAACGATTGAAGCGGATGAGAATGATCTGGATGGTTTAAACTTCTTAGCGGGTAAAACTTTAGATTTCGTTAATACGAAAGCGTTCCAGGGGACATTGCTCGCACATAGTGACGGTGGCGTACCGAACTTAGTTGTTGAAGTGCCACAGCTTGATGCATATACGTTCGGTTACTTAGTGTATTTCTTTGAGTTAAGTGTTGCAATGAGCGGTTACTTGTTCGGTGTTAATCCATTTAACCAGCCCGGTGTTGAAGCATACAAACAGAATATGTTCGCATTGCTCGGCAAACCAGGATTTGAAGACAAGAAAGCAGAACTGGAAGCAAGACTTCAATAATCTGCATCATATTATTTTGAAAACAAGCTATGAAACGGTTCATAGTTTGTTTTTTTTAATATTTACATTATAATCACATAAAAGCATAGTGTGAGGTGATGGCTTGTTTTCAGAAGCACAGTTACTCGAATTATTTGAACGATTTAAAGGTCTCGGCATTATTATTGCATTTCTACTGCCATTTATTGAAGCATTTATTCCGATTTTACCGATTATGGTCTTTGCGGTAGTGAATGTAAACGCGTATGGTCTTATACCTGGGTTCTTGATTACGTGGAGTGGTGCAGTTGCTGGAGCCTATTGTGTTACGCTGTTAGTCAGAACGTATGGTCAGCATCGATTTTTAAACCGACTGAGCAAACATCCACAGACATTAAGATTTATAAGAAGAGTAGATGACAAAGGGATGCTTCCATTATTTTTGTTGCTCTGCTTTCCATTTACACCTTCCAGTATTGTCAATATAGTTGCTGGTCTAAGTACGATCGATGTTAAGAAATATTTATGGGCAGTTATATTCGGTAAAGCGATTATGCTGTTTACTTTAAGCTTTATCGGCAACGATATATATTCCTTTGTGAAAGCACCTGAAAAGAGTATAATTGTTATTATAGTGCTTGTAATTCTGTGGTGGATCGGTAAAAGAATTGAACAGCATCTAGATAGATAAGTGATAAATATAAAATAAGTTGAGGTGCTCCTTTTGAAGCAGGAATTTATTGAATGGCTGATTGCGATTGTCATTGCCACAGTATTATATTTTGTTGTAAAGACATTCTTCTTTATTTCCTATTCTGTAAGCGGCGATTCAATGTATCCGACTTTCAAAGATGATGATAAGGTCATCGTTAATAAGATGAGTACACTACATAATGGCGATGTGATCGTCTTTCACGCAGGACAATCTCAAGATTATATTAAACGGATTATCGGAAAGCCGGGAGATAGCGTAGAATACAGAGATGATGTTTTATATATCAACGGTGAACGTATAGAAGAACCTTATCTTCAGGAAAACAGAATTGCTAAGACAAATATTTTGCTTACAGAAAATTTCAAAGTAAGTGATATTTCTGGTACAGAAGGTAAATCAGTCATTCCAAAAGGCAAGCTGCTAGTCCTTGGAGATAACAGAGAGACGAGTAATGATAGCAGACATTTCGGATTGATCAAAGAACAGCAAGTTGTAGGAGAAGTACAGGTAAGATATTGGCCGCTAGATACACTCCATGTGAATTTTAATCCACAATAAATATAGAGACAACTTTACAAAATGTTCGCGTTTGTAAAGTTGTTTTTTTAGGAGGAAACAGATGACAGTTCAATTATTACTCGGTAGAAGAGGTACTGGAAAGACTCATGAAATTATCGAAAGAATAAAGGCACAGTTAAAAGGACAGCCACTCGGCGATCCTATTATTATGATAGCGCCGAGGCAGAGCACCTTTCAGATTGAACAGGCGTTGAGTCATGATGAATTGATTAAAGGAAGTATGCGTACAGCAATCTATTCATTTGATCGACTGTTCTGGAGGCTTGAAAGTGAAGAAGGAAGCACGGACTTGCAGCATATTTCAAACAGCGGCGTTGAAATGCTGACGTATCAAATATTGAATGAACATAAAGAGCGTTTAAAACGATTTCAGTCAACAAGTGCATACTTTGGTTTTAGTCAGAAGATGGCAGCGGTGATCTCAGAACTGAAAAAATATAATGTCACACCGACAGATGTTCAATCCCTTCTGGAAAAAGAAATTGATGTGCGTACGAAAGATAAGCTGCATGACATTCATGAAGTGTATCGCGCTTTGGAAGAGAAGATGAACGGACAGTATATGCAGACAGAAGATATGCTTGTTTCTTTATGCAAAATGATAGAAACATCAAAGACGATTCGCAATGCGGATATCTACATTGATGGCTTCTATAACTTTACGACTGTAGAATATATGGTCATCCAGTCGTTAGCACAGCATGCGAAATCACTGACAATCGCATTGACAATTGATCAGACGGACCCTGTACTGTTTAGAAAGACGACAGAAACGTTGAATCATATTAAAACGTATTTGCATGAACGCGCATTAACGTATCATGTCGACAATATGCATGCTCCTTATCGTTTTAATGATGAACTGAGCACGCTTGAAAGTAGTTTCTCACGTGAAGTCTCAATCAGTCACCCGGAGCATATACATTTATCACAGCATCCCTCTGTATCTGCTGAAGCTGCGCATATCACACATCAAATAATGGAGCTCGTCAGAAGTGGAGAGAGATTTAAGGATATTGCAGTACTCTATCGAGATGAAAGCTATGTCAAACAGCTGATCGATGTGTGCCGTAAACATCAGATTCCATATCATACAGACTATAAAGCGCTGATGATTCACCATAAAGCAATTGAACTGATTCGTTCTTTACTGGATGCTTTTAAGACGAATATGCGCATTGAACATCTCTTTCGAGCACTGAAGACAGGTCTAATTACACACGAATTTAAGAGAGAAGAAGATCTGCTTCTAATTGATATGCTGGAAAACGTTATGATAGAGCGCGGGATGTATTATGACGACTTAATTAATTCGCGTAAATTATTTTATGATGAAAAGGATGTCTATGAACAAGACCAATGGGATGCATTATTGCAATATATCGAGTATATGCTGTCGGTGATTGAACCTTTTAGGGAAGAAATAATGAATGCGCAGTCTGGACGAGCATTTGCAAGTGCAATCTATCGTTTTATGCTGTCGATTTCACTTCCAGAATATTTGATGCAGCATAAAGATATGGCAAAGGACAACGGTGAACAATATATTGCGCTGACATTCGATCAGATATTAACTGGGCTGAATCAGGTGCTGGATGATTTCGTATTGATTATGGATGAAGTGGCTCTGGATTATCAAGTCATGTGCGATATTATCGATGTAGGATTTTTGGCACTTGAATTTAATGCCGCACCACAAGGACTGGACCAGATTCAAATATTAAATCTGGATCTTGCGAAGGTAGAGAATAAGAAGCATGTATTCGTTTGTGGCGTCAATGATGATATTCTGCCTAGACCAATGAAAGAAGACGCGCTGATTACAGACCAGGAAAAGCGCGTAATGCAGGAATTAGGCGAAATTCAGCTTGCACCGACAACGGACGTATTGATACAGGATGAATGGTTTGTATTCTATAACGCTGTGACCCATGCACAAGCATCGGTATATTTGTCATATAGTCTGATGAATATGAATCAGGAAGCGATGCGTCCTTCAAGGTATCTGTCGCGTCTCGAGAGACAGCTGAATCTTGAAGTTCAGGATATGACGCAGGATATGAATCCGAAAGACTGTATTACAACGTATCAGGCAGGTATTAAACATGCTGTGTCACATATTGAAGATGAAAGCTGGTCTCATATTGTGGCAGAGTATGCATCAGACCCGCGATTTCGTGATGTATTTAAATTAATACATTATCGAAATCAGTCAGAGACGTTAACAGCGGATGAAGTGTCCAGTCTTTATGGTGATACGATAAAGGCAAGTGTCTCTAGATTTGAAACATTTAATGAATGTGCATTCAAACATTTTGCAAATCATGGCTTAAAATTAAAGGAACGTCTGCCTTATCAGTTCCAGTCATTCCAGCTCGGCAATATCTTTCATGATGCACTGCGACACTTAAGTGAGAAGTTTAAGGACCGAGTGCTGCAGGTGGATGCCGCTGTCATCGCTTCAGAAATCGACGACTATTTGAAGGCATCTCTGCCTTCTGTTCACTATGAAGTGCTGTATTCTAAACATTACTATCAATATATCGTTAAACAGATCCGAACAATCTTGATTACTACTTTCACAGCGATTCAGCGTCAGACGAAGTACAGCAACTTTAAGATGGCTCGTTTTGAGACGAAATTCGGTAAAGGTGGCGCGCTGGACACACAAATTTATCATTTTGGAAATAACAAGAAGATTGAAATTACCGGACAGATTGATAGAATCGATATTCTTCCATCACCTGATAAAGACTATGTACGCATCATCGATTATAAATCACGCGAGACTGACCTTGACTTAAAGCAAGTTTATTATGGTCTTCAGATGCAGATGTTAACTTATATGGAGGTTGTGCTGTCCAATACAGCACGCCTAGGACTCAAAAGTGATGTAGTACCAGCAGGGATGCTTTACTTTCATGTGTACAATCCAAAACTATCATTCAAAATGAAGCAGGATGCTCAGCAACTCTTCGATGAACGATTTAACCAGTATAGTATGAAAGGATATATCCTTGATGACACTGAAATTGCGAAAGATATGGATACGGCGCTTGAAGCGGGACAGAAATCGAAAATTGTTCCTGTGGGGCTGAATAATAACGGTTCGTTTAATAAGAAGAGTTCCAGTACGCTTGCATTAGAAGAAATGCATGCGCTTATTCAGCACAATAAACAGCAGTTTATGCATACAGCACAAAATATACTGCAAGGGGATAGCCGTATTAATCCTGTAAGATACGACAAGCTGAATCCTTGTCAGTACTGTGCATTTAAATCGGTATGTCATATCGACCCGATATTAAATCAAGAGGATATCAGAACGTTTGAAAAAGATATCGATCCATTAAATGAAATTATGAAGGCGGTGAATAAAGATGCAATGGACAGCTAGTCAGCAAGAAGCGATAGTAACAACAGGTCAGGATACTCTCGTTGCAGCAGCAGCGGGTAGTGGTAAGACAGCAGTACTTGTAGAGCGTATTATCAGAAAGATTATCGAGCAGTCGGTCAATGTCGATGAACTGCTCGTTGTAACATTTACAAATGCAAGCGCCAAAGAAATGAAGCACCGTATTTATAATCGATTACAAGAAGCATTAGATGATAATCCTGATAATGAACATCTAAAAGCGCAGCTCATTAAACTGCATCAGGCAGATATATCGACATTGCACCGCTTCTGTCTTAATTTAATTGAGCGTTTCTATTATACGATTGAACTGGATCCAACGTTCAGAACAGCAGCTGATGAAGAACGTGCACTGTTATTGATGCAGGCGATTGATGATGTATTAGAGACAATTTATGAAGCTGCACATCCGGACGATATGAAATTACTTTTGCACCTTTCATCGGACCGTAAAGATGATTATGTCAGAAAGACAGTTGCGAAGATGTATCATTTCGCGATTGCCAACAGTCATCCTTCGAGATGGCTCGACTCGATTGCAGCATCATATCGTGATATTTCGGTAGACAGCAGTCATTTCGTATCGATAAATCATCAGATTAATGATGAACTGCTGCAGGCAATCCAGTTAATTAAGCGTGCAGAAGATCTATGTATCAGTGCAGCATTAGATACAAATCTGGAATATTTACAGAATCTGCGTCAGCAGCTGGAACAGTTTCCTGAACCGCTGGAGGATAAGTTCTCATTTATACAAAACTTTCACATAGGCACTAAACCGAGAGTGAAAAAGAGTGATGATCCTTACGATAAAGTATTAAATGAAGGTATAAAAGAATATTTAGGACAGATTAAGAAGCTTATTTCTAATATTAAGGAAAACTATCTTTATGCACCAGTAGCAGAACTGGCTGACGATATTCGCGCGATGTCGGTTGAAGTAGAGCGATTAACACGTATAACACAGATGGTCATCGATAGATTCAGTCAGCTTAAACGTGAACGTAAACTGATAGATTTTAGCGATTATGAGCACTTCGCTCTACAAATATTGATCCATAATGATAAGCCTACTGAAATTGCACAGATGTTAAAGCATCAATATAAAGAAATTCTCGTCGATGAATATCAGGATACGAACCGTGTACAGGAAAGTATCATACAGGCGATTAAACGTGACGATAATTTGTTCATGGT
Above is a window of Macrococcoides canis DNA encoding:
- the lepB gene encoding signal peptidase I, which gives rise to MKQEFIEWLIAIVIATVLYFVVKTFFFISYSVSGDSMYPTFKDDDKVIVNKMSTLHNGDVIVFHAGQSQDYIKRIIGKPGDSVEYRDDVLYINGERIEEPYLQENRIAKTNILLTENFKVSDISGTEGKSVIPKGKLLVLGDNRETSNDSRHFGLIKEQQVVGEVQVRYWPLDTLHVNFNPQ
- the addB gene encoding helicase-exonuclease AddAB subunit AddB encodes the protein MTVQLLLGRRGTGKTHEIIERIKAQLKGQPLGDPIIMIAPRQSTFQIEQALSHDELIKGSMRTAIYSFDRLFWRLESEEGSTDLQHISNSGVEMLTYQILNEHKERLKRFQSTSAYFGFSQKMAAVISELKKYNVTPTDVQSLLEKEIDVRTKDKLHDIHEVYRALEEKMNGQYMQTEDMLVSLCKMIETSKTIRNADIYIDGFYNFTTVEYMVIQSLAQHAKSLTIALTIDQTDPVLFRKTTETLNHIKTYLHERALTYHVDNMHAPYRFNDELSTLESSFSREVSISHPEHIHLSQHPSVSAEAAHITHQIMELVRSGERFKDIAVLYRDESYVKQLIDVCRKHQIPYHTDYKALMIHHKAIELIRSLLDAFKTNMRIEHLFRALKTGLITHEFKREEDLLLIDMLENVMIERGMYYDDLINSRKLFYDEKDVYEQDQWDALLQYIEYMLSVIEPFREEIMNAQSGRAFASAIYRFMLSISLPEYLMQHKDMAKDNGEQYIALTFDQILTGLNQVLDDFVLIMDEVALDYQVMCDIIDVGFLALEFNAAPQGLDQIQILNLDLAKVENKKHVFVCGVNDDILPRPMKEDALITDQEKRVMQELGEIQLAPTTDVLIQDEWFVFYNAVTHAQASVYLSYSLMNMNQEAMRPSRYLSRLERQLNLEVQDMTQDMNPKDCITTYQAGIKHAVSHIEDESWSHIVAEYASDPRFRDVFKLIHYRNQSETLTADEVSSLYGDTIKASVSRFETFNECAFKHFANHGLKLKERLPYQFQSFQLGNIFHDALRHLSEKFKDRVLQVDAAVIASEIDDYLKASLPSVHYEVLYSKHYYQYIVKQIRTILITTFTAIQRQTKYSNFKMARFETKFGKGGALDTQIYHFGNNKKIEITGQIDRIDILPSPDKDYVRIIDYKSRETDLDLKQVYYGLQMQMLTYMEVVLSNTARLGLKSDVVPAGMLYFHVYNPKLSFKMKQDAQQLFDERFNQYSMKGYILDDTEIAKDMDTALEAGQKSKIVPVGLNNNGSFNKKSSSTLALEEMHALIQHNKQQFMHTAQNILQGDSRINPVRYDKLNPCQYCAFKSVCHIDPILNQEDIRTFEKDIDPLNEIMKAVNKDAMDS
- a CDS encoding TVP38/TMEM64 family protein, with product MFSEAQLLELFERFKGLGIIIAFLLPFIEAFIPILPIMVFAVVNVNAYGLIPGFLITWSGAVAGAYCVTLLVRTYGQHRFLNRLSKHPQTLRFIRRVDDKGMLPLFLLLCFPFTPSSIVNIVAGLSTIDVKKYLWAVIFGKAIMLFTLSFIGNDIYSFVKAPEKSIIVIIVLVILWWIGKRIEQHLDR
- a CDS encoding glucose-6-phosphate isomerase, with the translated sequence MTHIKFNYDMAKSFVGDHELTQMQDLVKNIHHVIHEGSGAGSDFLGWLDLPVDYDKDEFARIKESAKKINADSDVLIVIGIGGSYLGARAAIEMLNKSFDHLKSDKTQIIFAGHQLSSSYLNDLIEYVQGKDFSVNVISKSGTTTEPAVAFRVFKKLLEERYGKEGAKSRIYATTDKAKGALKSLATTEGYETFVVPDDVGGRFSVLTAVGLLPIAAAGHDIDAMMEGAASARRELGSSELTENISYQYAALRNILYNKGYTIEMLINYEPSLQYFNEWWKQLFGESEGKDFKGIYPSSANFSTDLHSLGQYVQEGRRDIFETVVKVATPRSDVTIEADENDLDGLNFLAGKTLDFVNTKAFQGTLLAHSDGGVPNLVVEVPQLDAYTFGYLVYFFELSVAMSGYLFGVNPFNQPGVEAYKQNMFALLGKPGFEDKKAELEARLQ